The genomic stretch AGCACCAAAATGGATCTGCTAGAGGGAAACCTTCAGAAACTTCAACACCTCCACCTCAAACTCGGATATGAGCAATTGTTGGTTTCTCTGAGTGAACTAACAATCATAAAAAAGAATGGAGTACTACTCGAGATTGCAACATATCATCATGTTATGTCTATTGGGAGAACCAACCAGTCAAAGGGGGAGATGACTATGATGTTATTCGTACTCACGAAAACCAGATCACTTAAGACAGAAGGGGTTCCCGATATCTTTCAGTTCACCTAGTATTATTTGCTCTCATAATTTGGATCCAATAATGTGACTCCTTTTAGAGGTATCCCATTATCTTGGAACTTCTCGAAGGGTTTGAGTTAGTTGATACTCTCCAAACGGGCTCCACGCTCCAGATTATTCTTAACCTCAACATCACTCGGTTCTTAGCTATAAACAACACAATAAGTCTTGATGAAATTTAGGGCTTCCTTTTATTCAAAATGATAACCTCCTTCTTCGGGGGTAAGTAAAATAGGGGAAGCTAAAGCTTCTGCAACTTGGGATGGTTCGAGCGTAAAGCTGATTGCGCGATCATTCCTTAAATCCTCATTAGAAAAAAGAGTGTCGAAGGAAGACTAATTAAAGGAAGTTTCTTCACTAAGTAACTACTAGAATAAATTGATCATTAAAATGACAATGAGAGTCTGAACTAGAGTACACGTCTACCATAAGTAAATGGAAAAAACCATTATCCCAGAATCGCTAGACAAGCTTATGGTATGGTTGTTCGTATCGGACATGGTAAAATAAATATTGAATGCATGAAGTAAGCTCAAGGTAATAAGGGTATCTGGAAAGAGTAGGGTCTGACAAAGAAGGTGAATGTTAAATGAGGAATGGAAAACTTTCTTATGGGATAGGAAAACTCTCAAGGGAAATGTTCATGAGAAGAAAAGAAGTTACTCTAGTAAATAGAAATTGAGTATGAAGAATGTGATAAGGTCTCTCAAAAGTCAATAGGCATTTAGGTATAGAGGAAGGAGAGCAATGAACCATATCAATAGAAATAAGAAGTTATAAATCAACGACCAAATTTCACCTAAGAAATGCAAACGAACTCAAGTGACTCGAATTCCCAAGGGGAAAACGCCATTACCTAACTTGCACACCTAAAGGCACGAGTCTAAAAAGCTAGTCGGACCTTTCAGTGATGGTAGATCATTTAATGCGTTTGTTCCCCTTTAATTTTTAATTGCTCCATTACCTTACTACTTCTCATTATGGTCGGACGAGATAGGCAGATGCCAACCACAACTTTGAAAAAATTTCCAGTTAGTAAATGCCTGACAAGTATTGATTGGTTAGGCCAAAGGCCCAATCCATGCATGACTCAATCAAGATTATCCAACATATATAGTCAACACTCTTGAGATTCAATATACACATTTCTGATCTTCACTCTTCACTGTACTCATTTTGGAATCTATAATTGACTTGGACGTTAAAGTGCTAACCTTACAGATCCACCATGTACTTCATAATCAGAGATCAACACCACCGCTTCTAAAGTCGTACGTCATCCATCAACAACAATTCTGTTTCCATTAAATAATGTTTTCtattttttcttattattttgaaTAATTACTCCATCTAATGTACATAAGTAAGATAATTTTATATTATGCATAGTTTTGTTTTTCTCAtcaaataatatattttattttatttaataatataatattttttttacttAATTTGTGCACTATAAAACTAATCTTTTATACATATGTTTACTTCACTTTTTAGTAGTtaattgttttattattattattattattattattattattattattattattattattattattattattattattattattattattattattattattattattattattattattattattattattattgcaAGAGATTTATCACCTTCAACTTCTTAGTACAAGTAGCTCGTATCAATTAAGATGTTATTCAATCTAAAAATTGAAATGTTTAAATTCAAACTATTTAACATAAAATctttttaaatcttttttaagtttaacaaatttttaaatcaaaattgGACGAAGAAACTTTCaaattgatatatatatatatatatatatatatatatatatatatatatatatatatatatatatatatatatatatatatatatatatatatatatatatatatattaattgAGTCTTCTTATTATTGTTTCTTCTTGAAAATTCAGTTTCTTAAATGTTCATTAATAATTGTTTAAACTAATTTACTTTTTCATTAACCGAAATTAATCAAGTCAAcaatttattaaataaaatatgtGGGCAAGGTTCCTTCAAAGCTTATTATTAGTGGAAAGTGTATCACTTTAACAGGTTCATAACATTGCATTCAACCTTTTCCCATAGTTATGGGAGTAGTCTTTGTCATATGAGTAAGACTATGAATgtttttattataattattttataaaagTATAATGAGCTACATGATTATGATCAATTAAATGAATGATTAAGAATTAAAGCAAATTAAATATGCATATAAATATTTATATAACCAACTTGAAGAGATATAAGAATAAGAACTTGTGGCCAATATTTTGGCTCGTACGTGTACAATCAAAAGTTTGATAAGAACAAACCACTTGAGAAACACTTCACACCAACAACCTTATATCTACATTGCCTTATTTGGCATGAGGAGTGTGTCCTTATTTGAGTTTGTGTGTCCATGGCAATGTAACTTTGTGACGGTCACCTAATATATTTAGGTTTTGGTTTAGGTGGAAAAAAATGGTAAATAATAAAAATTTGGCTTAATCTTTTGATCATGGGAGATTTTgcgtttttttttatttttttagaaataatctttgaatattaaaaaaaaaatggTTTAGTCCTAAAGTTAAAATCCGTAGAGAATCTGTAAATTTTTCTGCGGATATTAACTTTAGGGACTAAAATCAAATAAAATGCAACATTTAAGGACTTTATctagaaagaaaaaaaaacagtGACAAAAAAGCAAAAACACGTCAACTTATAGGATCAAAAGACAATTTAAGCCTACAAATTTTAAAGCTTTGTTTGAGAATTCGAAAGGGGATATGGATGGGAGCTTTGAAAAAAAGAGAAAGATTGAGTGAAAAGAATATAATGATTTATGTGGAGAGAATTTTAAAAGATTTAATTTTAGAAAAATGCTAACGAGTGTCCAGAAATACTCTTTAAGGAATTACAAAAGACAAGTTTTTATATTCAAATGTTTTTCTAAGAGTTCTCTCTAAAAAAACCACGGTCAATTTTCTATTCTTCTCCAGATACCCAAACTAATCTCTCTTGATGTAGCTTCTAGCTTATGCGGCGGACACCCTCTGATCGCTCCAAATCCACATTTTTTTCTGACGACTCTCGCATGGCCTTCATTATGATTTATTATATCAACTACTTTGACAAATTATAAGGGCTAATAATAGATTAGAAGCGACCTATAAAAGGTAAACCGCTCCTTAATGTGTTTCATCTCATCTTGCACCCTCTTCTTATTCTTCATGCTCTCTAGTTATTATTTTTTTTGCAAATTATGTGAGTTATACTCTTGGTTTTCATCCATCATCATGTCACTAAAAAGAGTCAAAACATCATAACGTTCTTCCTCTCCGATGTATTTTTTAGAATATTTCTCATccttagagcaagagaacaaatACAATAAAGATTACGCTATCAAAGAGATATTGCCATCCTACTTCATGGAGGTAGTGTCTTCAAAGCCTGTGATGCACTAAGGGTGATCTATCTAACTGCAGTAAGGATGTTATTTTCCAACCTCAAATATGAAAATGGTgttattttatatgaattttgAAAGAATCAAATATCTTTTTCCCTTGAAGAGTTTGCAAAAATATGCATTCTTCCTTGCTTTGGTCCTCTCTAAAATGAAATAGATCAAGGTGATGATTTTCTTTCTAACGCTTTTATTTCTTTTCTGCAAGATCTAAACTATGAAATTCCTTCTCCTTTTCTTGTTGACACTGTGCGTCCATACAATGTGGTAAACCACATTCTTGTCCAAAGAAAATATAATATGGGGCAATGTTCAATAAAGGGTGTTGTCATAACTTGATTATTGGCCAACCAAGTTGAGATAAACTAGGCAAGAGCAATGATCCATCACATGATGGTAAGCAAAATAAAGGGAGTTATGTGGTTACCATATGGCCATTTGGTATGAAAAGTCTTGGAGCATATTGGCTTCAACATTGAATAAAAGGAATATGAGGAAAACTCTGCCTTATTATAGGAAATGATTTAATGGGGAAGATGAGAATTGATATCAATGATGGAGTGACGTCTAAGAAGCCTCCCAAAGTCATAAGAGTCACTCAAGCTCAAGCTCAACAACAAGCTCATCAGCAAGTAAGACCTCTAACTCTAGAGTATTTTGATTACAAAATCCCTCAGAGTCCTCGAAATGAATATCTCCTCCAAACTCTCATCAAAGAGCAAAGACTGACCAGAAAGAGGACAAGCTTTATGGGATGTCAGCTTGCTCAGATAAAACTTCCATCAGAGCTATTTAGTGATGATGATGAGGGCACAAAGTAGTCTTTACTTgtttgcatgcttgctttctttGTTTGCATATTGTTTTTTTCCTTGCATACGTTTTTCCTTTGTAACCGAGTTCTCTTAATGATTAATGAATTgtttttcttttgaaaaattgAATCTATATTTTATTTTCCCTTCTTATTTTAATTTTCTTATCTGTGTGCTTGAATTTATTTTCCTATATGTTTATTTTCCTGCCTTATTGATAATGCCAAAAATGGAAGATTTATACTCTCAAGGGGTGTAAGGTATACTCTCTATATTAATCTAGGGGAGTTTAACCAGTTCAATATTTTATATTTGTTTCTCTGTTTATCCATCTCCCTAAGAGATGCGTTGCCATCAtaaaaaagagagagaatattGATATATGTGCTTGTAGGTACAGTCCCTGATGATAGTATCTATCAAGAAGCCTTATCAAATCTCGTCATATAGAAGAAGTTAAGTCCTATATGAAATGTTGAATCCAAAAATGGATCTTTAAGCTTCAAGTATTGTGAAGAAGAAATTTGAAAGCTCGCCTAACCCGTTTCTGAATGATCAGAGTATTGTAATAATATTATAGTATCTTATAAATTTCTACGGAAATGCACACACTCACCTAAAAATGTTTTAACATCTCTGAATTTTCTAAAACACCTTAAAATCTTTAGAGGAACCATAAATGTGTTTGTGGGATTGATCAAAGGTGTTATATACACTTAGGAAGCTTGTATAAACTACCTACTCGATTAAGGCTCGTAGCCAACCAATTAGAGCAAGGCATAAATAATCTTAATTGATTAAGAACACTCCTAATCAATTAAGACACTAACTGTTGTAGATTTTCCTTTTTGTGAATTAGGGTTGTTGTATATTTGAAGCTCATAATTGATTAACCATATGTTATAAACGATTATGACATTAAAAGAACCATGCATCATTTTCCTTCTGAAGCCAAATATTTTTACCTATAAATAAAGGGGTTTTCTTCACTTCCAAAATAACAAAAATGTATTTCACTATACTTTCTCACACTCTACTCTCTCCTTTCTCCTTTCTTTTGTCTGTTCACTAAATTTCCTTAGTGTTTTAAGAGTGAAAAATATCAGTGAGTGTTTTCGTTTGTTCTGGTGCTAAGGGTATTATTATAATTTACCAAAGAGAAATTTTTATCTCTTGTGTAATATTTCTTGTGAGAATTATTGTTTGGTTTTCAAGCTAAGCCATTAAAAGTTCTCTCTTGGCTCGTGAGTTTATCCTTGAAAATATCCATTTAGTTTGTAAATTAGTCTAGTATAAAAACTCTCTTTTGGTTCGTGAGATTGTCCGTCAAAATCTCCTTTTGGTTTGTGATATTAGTCTCGTGTAAAAACTCTCTTGGTTCCAATATTAGTGAACACCCTAAACCCCGAAATTTATATAAAAAAGAATTACTCGACAATTTAAGGTGTCACTTTGGGAACCAACCAACAAAACTTTCAATAACATTTAACAACTTCAAATTGAACTTCTCAAATAAAATATTAAACTTTAACATCACAATTTGACACCAACTCAAAACATAACAAAATAGTCATGTCCCCGATGTTACAAGATCAGAGCACTAAACCAATAAAATACAATACAACAATAAATGAACGAAGGTAAGCTCCAAAAAGCTATCTTCCAATCACAACAACAAAACTATACTCCTGATTATCTATAAGATGTCCATGATGGACAACATAAAGAAAAAAAGGTTAGAAAAACTTTGATATAAAACATCGTAAAGAATGCGATGATAGATAAACACACAACACATCACACATTCAATACACAAACCACATTATTACAATCTCACACCTTTTCCATCATAATATATACATATGCATGCAATGTGACTTACGACATCGAcattatgcatgtggtaccaatcaACGATTCTTTTTCAAACGAACCAGGTTCACCTTCTGAACCCCGATTCCACCCTTCTAGACTCGAGACAAGTTACTCGTCCACCTTTCTAGACTCGTAACTCGCCTCTTTCACAACAACGACACAAAGGATGCATGATATACAAATTATGCAAAAATAACAACCACATGTTTATGATCCCCCTTGGAACCATAAATGACATGCAACATAGCAACATCGTAGTTCCCCCTTCGAAACTACCACCATAATAAACAATGATTATGTACTCTCCATATAATTAATCATTGATCATCATAACAACTCATCTTTAATCAACCACACATTCACACTATTGAACCTAAAGAAAACATTATATTCATATTGTTAATTCACATTCAACTCCCTAAAACATTACTGGGAGAAAGTGTTACGCGTTAACTTTCCAACGCTTCGACCGCGCCTCATATGCAATCGATTGAAAGGGACCATCAATCGTTTGTTATAACTCCCAAACCTATTTTCACGTTTTTTAACAATATCAATCGATTGTAATCATCCATCAATCAATTATTCTCGCTTTCCTATACATTATGTTCTTGTATTTTTCACATATTGACTTGATGCAATTGATTGATTCTCCCAATTAATCGATTGATTGCTTtcaattttttccaaaatttagAAGGATCAATTGATTGACACTATGGTGCAATGAATTGACATaagatatttttccaaaaataTTAGTTTTACAATACGTTCAGGAAAACCAATTATTCTTAAAACACACCCAAACACACCCTAACATGCTATAATAATTTATTTTGAAAATCTAACATCCTATATCACTAATCTACTGTTATTACATCTTAAACCTACCAATTAACATCTAATGTCACCAATTTAACATCACCAACAACGCATCATGAAAATCAccttcatgttcatcatcaccAACACAACATGTCAACAATAACAATGCCAAAATCAGGCTTCACATACTAATTTGTGCAATCATTACATCACGAGTACATTGTCACACATCAAGAATCGTCATCATCATCGATTTCTCATAGTTATAAATCAAGCTTTTCAAAAACACAATAATGGAGAAAACATTGAGGATGGTGATGATCCCTCTCTACCCTTCATAAATTACACCAATATACCAAGTAGTTTCTCCCCCTTACCTGAAAATCCAACAAAAGCTTTTCATCAATGATGGTTTCCTTCTTCCTCCTCAAAGCCCTAGTCTCTCTCAAACCTTTCCCTCTTTTTCCCCCAAACTCAATTTCACAATCAATGAAAACTCAACTTCCCACACTTCTCCCTTTTTAATAGAAAACATATTTCACTCATTTAGTTTGTTCATATTCTATCCTCACTTATCTCCCAAATCACCACTTTACTCTTACTACCTTATTTTTCTATCTATTTTATAATTAAATCTAATTTTCACCAAAATAATGTTAATCAATTTTATTTCTAATTTTCCTTATTTTTCTAATACTTATACTATTTCGATTATTCTCTTcattataaaattaattaaaattctaattagTTCTATCACTCTCATCAACCCAACCACATGCCACATACCACacacatattcaccaaaaatcaaccaaaAGTGTATAATTCActtaataatttaaaaaatgctactaaattaaattaaaataattaattgAATTCGTGTGTTACAATTAGCATGGTGTAAAATCTCGTTTTGCTTTGGAGTATAGCAAATGTAAAGCATTAATTTGTTTGTAAGAATGTTCATGGGCATAATTTGTGAAAAACTCACATATATTGTGGAAACTCTCAAGAAGAAATTCTTGAGGAGAGGAGTGGGCCAAATGGTTAGGCTAAACATTATAAATCTCTGATGCAATTTTCTCAACCCTTATCCTTTATATTTCACTATTTAGTTATTACTTATGACATGTTTTAAGTTTTTCTTTACTCTGATTTCCTTTTCTTTACTTATTTTACTACCAATTCGTTGTTTGGTTTACAAAATTGGTTTAAACAATTTATTTCATCAAAGCATTTTTAATTAGATATCGATTTGTGCTATTAACAATTCACCCCACCCTCTTGTGTTTTAAGTCACTATTCCAACACAAAGAATTAATTTAATGTCCTTCAACGTGTACTAAACGCGCCCAAGGAAGCTCTCTATCTTGAAAAAATTATACCTACATCCCCCTTTTATCAGATAACACATACTTAGAATACACATTAACCAAAAAATAAGGTCAAGAAGGGATCCCTAATTCTAAACCCTTATATATTaggaaaaaaaatgaaaaaaaagacATCCCTTTGGAAACACACTAAGTGGAAAGAAAACCACCACTACTATCCACCACTGGCGTAAAACTCCAAATAGAAAATGTGTTACCCCAAAGCGAGCGACATCAATAAGCTCTCTAATTTTATCATTCTTATTCCAACCCCTTAAACCCCTAGTTTTGAAAGATCTAATCGTCattggaactcaagtgacttgCTATTTGCCTCGCCCAAGGCTTCATGCTGCTCGACTTCAACCGACCTTATAACCTCAAAAGAATCAACTCCCTAAGAGAAAGTCCAATAACCTTAACTCTAGTAAGTAACGTAACAACATTTGAATGATAAAAACTACTATTAGACAAACCACCCGAACTTGAACAGGAAGACTCACCTGAATCACAAAATGAGCAAGAGAAATCTCTAACTGAATGGACACCAAAACATCCAAGACAACTCTTTCAAAATTAGGGGTAGAATAAAACACCACATCAATGGAAAACGTGCATATATGAGATATCAGAATATGCTTACTTGAACCATACATTTAAAAAGTAGACACTTTCATCACCCTCATTCCTAAAACTATCACTCGAGGAAGATCTCTAGCAGTGTTCAAAATAAAACTTTGAAAGGGAAGAAGAAAGTAACGTTCGTTTGAGGTTGCTATGCATAAATATAGAAAAATAAGAAAGACCATCAATGTCTGAGACCCAAAAAACCGATAAATTCCCTATAGTAGAGAAAGACTCAACTGAACCCCTTGACAAACAAGGGAGCAATCAAACTCAAGAATTGAATGAAAAAACTATCCACAAGCACATCATCACCGACAAGACATATATTGTCCCCACCAACCTCAACTTGAGGAGATGAAAAAGAAACTTTTCCACCTGAGAAGTAGCTAAACCCAATGCTTATGCCTCCCGAGAACAAGATACACCCCATCAGGAGAGTCCAAAAACCTAGGTGACAAACCAAGCCCAACACCAACACCAGAGCGTCCCTTGCACAACAAAATAGATTTAAGAACTAAATTTGAGACATAAACTCTCTTTTCTACGAGAGAACCAATCTCTTAAATTAAGAAAGACCACAATAAATAGTAAAACACTTGTTCAAAAAACTTAACGTTTTTGAAACTGGATTCAGACTCAAAAATCATAATTAATTGAAAGAGACCATTTGTCATCTCAAATAAGTCTTTTAGGATTTGGTAGTCTCTACTTAATTATTTACAACTTAATCTTCTCTTTAATTTTTTTAGCATttaaagaagaaaaaaattacCAGAAATAAACAAGGTTCAGAGTATAGAGGTGTGTAAATTAGGAAGTTAAAGCTCCATTGAGAAGTTCCTAACCACATGATAGTCATCGTAGCATGATTTGAAAGAAATTAATTATTGTTCATTATGTGATAGAAGATTAGTGGAAGAAATTATACGTACTATCATAATCAATGAGAGAGGGAGCCAACTCTGAGGTGATAACATTATGTCATTATTATCCAAATTACTATCGATTGATTGATTAATGTCATAAAAGTGAATGGAAAGAACCATATGCATGGTCCATTATTGGTTAGTATTTTAATGGAGAATTATTTGTACCATATAGTTTTGATAGGTACGCATATCTAAAACACAAAgataatttaaaattaaaatttacATTCAAAAAACTTAAATAGTACTATAGTTTTGTTTGAGTGACAAAATCAATATGTGAAAAGTAATAAATGAGTGGCTTATTGTTCGTCATTTGGTActtaataattaattatattaatttcAATTATAAAATGAATgttatttattaaattaatattattaataataGATAATAGTGTAGTTATATAATTTAAAGTATAATAAATAAGAgtaaattaataaataaaaatatcaCTTAGATATTCTAAGacacaaataaataaataaatatgacATCTTTTATGAGAAGGAGGAAAtatcattttcatttttaatttcaatatgattattttttttaagtttttaataaaaatataaaaaaaattaatttttcttACCTTTGatttaacttaatttaaatagTAAATATTAATAAAAGTTAAAAGTGTACTCGTTATGTGAGATTAATTCTTTTAGCCATGAAAGAATAAAATAGATGATAAACGTTTCtcaaaaattatatatatatatatatatatatatatatatatatatatatatatatatatatatatatatatatatatatatatatatatatatatatatatatatatatatatatatatatatatatatatatatatatatatatatatatatatatatatatatatatatatatatatatatatatatatatatatatatatatatatatatatatatatatatatatatatatatatatatatatatatatctttgAATTCAAACACAATCTCTGATAGGAAGAGACTAAAATTATCTTATTGGATCTTGAATATTTTACCGTCAACAATATATAGTATAACtaatgcatatttttaattaaaattataataatattatacGTTGTGGATAAATATATTAAACATTAATTTTGGTGTCTGGCCATTAAAAAACACGACCAAGAACTTTGGGAAATGTAAGTAATAAAACATTTCATAATACGTATTTATTTATCCTAAGCTTTGGCTATAAATATCAGCATTCCTTTGCACTTTATTTTCATTCCTAATCCAATCCTCTCATCCATTCCTATATACACTTAGTTACCTCTTCCCACATAACATTTTGATACCATGCAAACTCCAATGTCTAATCATATGAATAATCTCTTATTCAATTGTTTCATTGGATATTTTctcttcttttctcttttgtttgtGCATGGTAAAGAATTGTCATGCAATCAAACACCATACCCTCATGTCTGTAACCATTACATTGGAACCACTAATACGCTATCAACCATACATTCTTCTTCCTTTCATGACACTGCAATTAAGGTTAGCATGGACCAAGCTATTGAAGCATACAAACTTGTCTCAATCATGGATTTGAATAATTTCAAAGACAATAGAGCCAAGTCAGCATGGGAAGATTGTGTAGAGCTTTATGAGGATACAATTTATCAACTTAATCGCTCCATAAACTCAAACAATTTCAATGACAAATTAACTTGGCAAAGTGCTTCCATTACCAATCATCAAACTTGTCTAAATGGTTTTATTGATTTCAACCTCCCCTCTCACTTAAACTACTTCCCTTCCATCTTAACCAACTTTACTAAATTGCTTAGCAATTCCTTGTCCATTACCAACACTCTAGCTTCTTCGATGCCGTCTTCATTATCGTCCTCCTCGTTGTCAAGCACAAAACAAAATGGTGGGAGAAGGTTGTTATCAGATGGATTTCCACATTGGCTTTCCGGTTCAGATAGAAAGCTTCTGCAAACGACACCAAgtgctgatattgtggtggcaCAAGATGGAAGTGGAAACTATAAGACAATCTCAGAGGGCATAGCAGCTGCTAAGGGAAGTGGAAAAGGAAGAGTTGTGATTCATGTGAAAGCAGGTGTATATAAAGAGAACATTGATATAAAGAAGACAGTGAAGAATATAATGATATTTGGAGATGGAATGGATTCCACCATTGTTACCGCTAATCATAACGCAGAAGATGGTTCTACTACTTTCCGTTCAGCTACTTTTGGTAAGTTCTTAATTAATTATCAATCACTAATTTAAGAAGTATATGCATGAAGAAATGATATGATGAATGAAATAGTAATAATTGGAATATAAAAACACAAATATCACTTAAGATAGGGACATGCAGTACAAATTGGATTATTATACATCATCACAAACTTCTTGTCATATATATTGCTGTCAAAATATTAATTAACAATAAAAGATAAAGACTTCAATGTATCTTTCATCTGAAAACAGataatatttttctttttttgttcTTACTTTCCTTAGTCAAGTGCATAtaaaaaataaatccaaaaatcTAACCCTTAAATAATGAATAATGACTGCAGCTGTTATGGGAGATGGTTTCATAGCAAAAGATATGACCTTCGAGAATACTGCCGGACCACAAAAACACCAGGCGGTGGCTCTCCGTTCTGGCGCCGATCACTCCGTTTTCTACCGATGTTCCTTCAAAGGCTATCAGGACACTCTATACGTCTATGCCAACCGTCAATTCTACCGTGACTGTAACATCTACGGAACAGTCGATTTCATCTTTGGCAACGCCGTTACAGTTCTTCAAAACTGCAACATCTTAGTTAGGAAACCTATGGGCAACCAACAGAACACCGTAACGGCACAGGCAAGAACAGATCCAAACGAGAATACCGGAATTGTGATCCATAACTGCCGTATAACCGCTGCTGGTGATTTGAAAGCATCTCAAAATTCGGTAAAAAGTTATCTAGGAAGACCGTGGCAGAAGTATTCAAGAACGGTAGTTATGAAAAGTAACATTGATGGTGTTATAAACTCACAAGGTTGGGCTCCATGGAGTGGTGGTTTTGCTCTGAGTACACTTTACTATGGTGAATATATGAATGTTGGTGATGGTGCTAATACTAATGGGAGAGTAAATTGGTCTGGTTTTCATGTAATTACAAATCCTTCGGAAGCTGTTAAATTTTCTGTTGGTAACTTCTTGGCTGGTGAGTCTTGGATTTCTGGCAGTGGTGTGCCCTTTGATTCAGGCTTGTGAAAGAGAGTGATCGATCATCATGTATAGTGGAGAAGAGTCTTGGAATTGATAGACTTTGGTTTTTCTGTATAAAAAAGGATGGTGAAAGCATGGTTAGTGGTGATCTAGTGTTTGTTGGGTTTTCAATTTGTCTGTCCTTATTTATTTTGTCTGTCAATATTTATTTTCTC from Lathyrus oleraceus cultivar Zhongwan6 chromosome 7, CAAS_Psat_ZW6_1.0, whole genome shotgun sequence encodes the following:
- the LOC127105503 gene encoding pectinesterase, encoding MQTPMSNHMNNLLFNCFIGYFLFFSLLFVHGKELSCNQTPYPHVCNHYIGTTNTLSTIHSSSFHDTAIKVSMDQAIEAYKLVSIMDLNNFKDNRAKSAWEDCVELYEDTIYQLNRSINSNNFNDKLTWQSASITNHQTCLNGFIDFNLPSHLNYFPSILTNFTKLLSNSLSITNTLASSMPSSLSSSSLSSTKQNGGRRLLSDGFPHWLSGSDRKLLQTTPSADIVVAQDGSGNYKTISEGIAAAKGSGKGRVVIHVKAGVYKENIDIKKTVKNIMIFGDGMDSTIVTANHNAEDGSTTFRSATFAVMGDGFIAKDMTFENTAGPQKHQAVALRSGADHSVFYRCSFKGYQDTLYVYANRQFYRDCNIYGTVDFIFGNAVTVLQNCNILVRKPMGNQQNTVTAQARTDPNENTGIVIHNCRITAAGDLKASQNSVKSYLGRPWQKYSRTVVMKSNIDGVINSQGWAPWSGGFALSTLYYGEYMNVGDGANTNGRVNWSGFHVITNPSEAVKFSVGNFLAGESWISGSGVPFDSGL